A region of the Cytobacillus sp. IB215665 genome:
TGACGATAATGATTTTAATGATCGATAATTATGATTCTTTTACGTATAACCTAGTACAATACTTAGGTGAATTAGGAGAAGAGTTGGTCGTAAAGCGTAACGATGAAATAACGATAAAAGAAATTGAAGAGTTAAACCCAAACTTTATTATGATTTCCCCTGGGCCATGTAGCCCTAATGAAGCAGGTATAAGCCTAGAAACTATCCAATATTTTGCTGGGAAAATTCCACTTTTCGGAGTGTGTTTAGGACATCAATCGATTGCTCAGGCATTTGGTGGCGATGTTGTAAGAGCTGATAAATTAATGCATGGAAAAACATCTCAAATTTTTCATAATCAAAAAACAATTTTTACAGATATTGAAAATCCTTTAACTGCAACTAGATATCATTCTTTAATTGTGAAAAGAGAGACTTTACCTGATTGTTTTGAAATTACAGCTTGGACTGAAGAAGATGAGATTATGGCGATTAGACATAAAACCCTCCCAATTGAAGGTGTTCAATTTCATCCAGAGTCTATTATGACTGCTTTCGGTAAACGACTACTTAAAAATTTTATTGAGCAATACAGGGAAGTAAAATAATCAGTTTATGTATATATACTTAGACGGCAAAATTATAAAAAAAGAAGATGCGAAGATCTCTCCATTTGACCACGGGTATATGTATGGAATAGGTTTGTTTGAGACACTTGCAGTATATGATGGACACCCTTTTTTGTTGGATGATCATCTTTCAAGGTTAAATGAAGGGTTAAACAGTTTAGCGATAGATATAGAGCTGCATCGAGACGAGATTTTCTCAATAATTACTCGTTTACTTAACAAAAACAACCTTACAAATTCTTACGTTAGATTGAATGTTTCAGCTGGAGTAGGAGATATTGGTTTATCGGTTGAACATTATACAAAACCTACCGTCATTATATATATAAAACCACTGCAAGTACCAGTTGCTGAAAAAGCTGGTGTATTTCTAAAAACAAAGAGAAATACACCAGAAGGAAAAAGTCGTTTAAAGTCACATCATTTTTTAAACAATGTTTTTGGGAAGAGAGAGATAGGGGTAGATGCGACAAAGGAAGGGATATTCCTATCTCAAAATGGATTTATTGCAGAGGGGATTGTGTCGAACGTTTTTTGGGTAAAGAACGATAAAATCTACACACCTTCTCTAGAAACAGGGATTTTGAACGGAGTTACAAGACAATTTGTAATGACTCTTGCAAAACATAATGGTTTGCATATTGATGAAGGGTTATTTAAACTAGATGAAATACTAATGGCTGATGAGGTGTTTGTAACAAATTCGATTCAAGAATTGATACCGATATATAAAATAGAGCATAGATATTTTCAGGGAAATAAGGGCAACGTTTTTAATACTTTGAAGAAGCAGTACGATGAAACGAAAAAATCGTTATGGAGTAGGGGTGACCTACAAAGCTTTTGGAAGGAGTGAAACGAGTGAAAGGTCAGCCTTTACAGTTATCATGTGGACCTTATCATCTAGATTTTACTAAGAAGACCTATATTATGGGTATAGTCAATGCTACACCTGATTCATTTTCAGATGGGGGTAAATATAATTCGATCGAATTAGCTGTAAAACATGCTGAGAGAATGACTTCTGAAGGTGCTGATATTATTGATATCGGAGGAGAATCAACACGCCCTGGGGCAAACAAAGTGTTGTTAGATGAAGAATTATCAAGAGTTATTCCAGTTGTAAAAGAAGTTGCGGCAAATGTGAATGTGGCGATATCTATAGATACGTATAAGGCTGAAGTAGCTAAGCAGGCAATTGAGGCTGGTGCTCATATTATCAATGATGTTTGGGGTGCTAAGGCTGATCGGAAAATGGCCGAGGTAGCTGCACATTATCAAGTTCCAATTGTATTAATGCATAATCGGACTAACCGTAATTACCAAAACTTTATTGTTGATGTGCTTAATGATTTGAGAGAGAGTGTGTCTATAGTTAAATCTGCCGGAGTGAAAGATAATAACATCATTTTAGATCCTGGTGTTGGTTTTGCAAAATCTTTTGAACAGAATCTTGAAATCATACGACATTTAGATGAGTTAAACAAGCTTGGATACCCTGTGTTATTAGGGACATCTCGAAAGTCTTTCATTGGACAAGTTTTGGATTTGCCACCAGCTGAACGTGTAGAAGGTACAGGTGCGACTGTTTGTTTAGGTATAGAAAAAGGATGCCACATCGTAAGAGTTCATGATGTTATGCAAATTTCTAGAATGGCCACGATGATGGATGCCTTGGTAGGGAAAGGTGTGAAGAACAATAGATAAAATAGTTGTCAATGAAATGATGTTTTATGGTTATCATGGGGTATTTACTGAAGAAACAAAATTAGGACAGCGGTTTTTAGTAGATGTTGAGCTTCACCTCGACTTATCAAGTGCCGGTCAAACTGATCAATTACAAAATACAGTTAACTATGGTGAAGTATATGAAATTTGCCAACGTATTGTGGAGGGAAAACCATATAAGTTAATAGAATCAGTGGGCGAAAGAATTGCAGCTGATTTATTAGCAACATTCGTTCCAATAGAAGAATGTACTGTGAAAATAACAAAGCCTGGCCCGCCAATTCCGGGTTATTATAAAGATGTAGCAGTATTCATAACAAGGAGTCGCTAAATGACACGAGAAGCTTATATTGCACTAGGTTCTAATCAAGGTGATAGACAATTATATTTGTTTAAGGCTATTAAAAGTTTACAATTGCATCCTCAAATTACTATAATGAAAACTTCATCA
Encoded here:
- the pabA gene encoding aminodeoxychorismate/anthranilate synthase component II; this encodes MILMIDNYDSFTYNLVQYLGELGEELVVKRNDEITIKEIEELNPNFIMISPGPCSPNEAGISLETIQYFAGKIPLFGVCLGHQSIAQAFGGDVVRADKLMHGKTSQIFHNQKTIFTDIENPLTATRYHSLIVKRETLPDCFEITAWTEEDEIMAIRHKTLPIEGVQFHPESIMTAFGKRLLKNFIEQYREVK
- the pabC gene encoding aminodeoxychorismate lyase translates to MYIYLDGKIIKKEDAKISPFDHGYMYGIGLFETLAVYDGHPFLLDDHLSRLNEGLNSLAIDIELHRDEIFSIITRLLNKNNLTNSYVRLNVSAGVGDIGLSVEHYTKPTVIIYIKPLQVPVAEKAGVFLKTKRNTPEGKSRLKSHHFLNNVFGKREIGVDATKEGIFLSQNGFIAEGIVSNVFWVKNDKIYTPSLETGILNGVTRQFVMTLAKHNGLHIDEGLFKLDEILMADEVFVTNSIQELIPIYKIEHRYFQGNKGNVFNTLKKQYDETKKSLWSRGDLQSFWKE
- the folP gene encoding dihydropteroate synthase, which translates into the protein MGIVNATPDSFSDGGKYNSIELAVKHAERMTSEGADIIDIGGESTRPGANKVLLDEELSRVIPVVKEVAANVNVAISIDTYKAEVAKQAIEAGAHIINDVWGAKADRKMAEVAAHYQVPIVLMHNRTNRNYQNFIVDVLNDLRESVSIVKSAGVKDNNIILDPGVGFAKSFEQNLEIIRHLDELNKLGYPVLLGTSRKSFIGQVLDLPPAERVEGTGATVCLGIEKGCHIVRVHDVMQISRMATMMDALVGKGVKNNR
- the folB gene encoding dihydroneopterin aldolase is translated as MDKIVVNEMMFYGYHGVFTEETKLGQRFLVDVELHLDLSSAGQTDQLQNTVNYGEVYEICQRIVEGKPYKLIESVGERIAADLLATFVPIEECTVKITKPGPPIPGYYKDVAVFITRSR